GATGAGCGATTTAACGCTGTATCGTCGAAAGACAGTGCGCTCGTACAGCTTGCCGACGTCATCGCGGGTGCGGCGAACCGTCGGCTCAGTTTCAAGGGCGAGCGCAACTATAAAGACGAAATTGCGGATCGGGTGATGGACGTCTTGGGATTGCAGTTGGAGGAGGGCGTCGCACCCGGGGTCGACGCTGCGGTGCTTTTTCGGATCTAGCGTCGCTTGCCACCGGGCGGAACGGCTGCAAGGCATACACCAGGCAAGGGCGTGCCGATCAGGTAGTGGCTTCCGGCCACAGCCTTCGGCGGCCGCCGCGCCGAAGGCGGTTTGGCCCCATACCGCCGAAAGTTCACGCCTCATACGTGACGACGTAATATTGACCGTCGATAATTGACAGCGTCTATCATTACGGGACGCCCCGGTCGGCGGATTCCCTCGCGTTCGCCCCGGAAATTAAGTCTCAATTCGAGCGTCGTTCCTCGCTCCAATTCGTGGACCAGGATAACCGATGTTTTCGCCCGCGCGCCCGCCAATTTTGTTCGGTCAGTTCGAGCTACTGCCAGACGAGAGGCAGTTACTCCGCAATGGTGAGTTCATCGAGGTAGGAGGACGCGCTTTCGACGTACTGCTCCTTCTCGTCAGCAAGCCAGGACAGATAATTTCACACAGAGAATTCCGCGAGGTCGTTTGGCCCAAAGCAGTAGTCGAGGATGTGAACCTGCGGGTGCACATTACAGCTTTAAGGAAAATCCTGGCGGTCGGCCTCGACGAATCGCACGGTATCCGCAGCATCACGGGTCGGGGCTACTGCTTCATCGGGCCTGTAAGCGCAGCCGATCGTGCCTTCACGGAACAGCCCGACGGCGAGGCGCGAGCCGCGGATGACATTGGTCGCCTCATTGGCCGGCGCAGCGATGTCGCTGCAATCTCGAAGCTGCTGCTTGACAAGCGGCTGGTATCGATAGTAGGGCCCGGGGGCGTTGGCAAGACTGCGGTAGCATTTTCTGTCATACGCTCTTTCGGTCTCGCGCGGCCGGTCACAGCAGTGAGCGTCGAACTCTCTTCGATCAGCAACACCAACCATGTAGCGAGCACGGTGGCGTCAGTGCTCGGAATCCTGGCCGATTCGGACGCTCCAACAAACGCAATCGTCGAATACTTGCGCCAGACCCCGCATCTCTTGCTTTTCGATTGCTGCGAGCGGGTGATCGATGCTGCCGCCGCGCTGGTCGAAACGATAAATCGTCAAGTTGACGATGTGACCATCCTTATCACAAGTCGCGAGCCTCTCCGTGTGCCCGAGGAATGGGTGTATCGGCTCAAACCTCTCGACGCACCGAGCGTGTCTGAAGGGAAGACGCCCGGGCTTGCCATGGCATTTTCAGCTGTGCGGCTCTTTTGCGAGAGAGCCACGGCATTGCAAGCGGACGCGTTCGTGCTCGACGAGGGGAACGTGGAATGCATTTGTCAACTATGCCGTTCCCTAGACGGGCTTCCGCTCGCGATCGAACTGGCTGCGTCGCAGGTTCACGTTTACAGCGCGCAAGGACTATTGGATGCGCTTGACGACCGGCTCGACCTTTTGGCGCGAGGTCACCGCACGGCTCTGCCTCGTCACAGAACGCTTCGTGCGACGCTCGATTGGAGCTATGACACCCTAACCGAGGAGGAGCGTCGGATTCTCCGGTACGTATCGCTGTTTCGCGGCGAGTTCACCTTGGCACAGATGGCGGCGCTCGTTGAGCCGCAGGAGCCGTTACCGCGCCGTTCTGTAAGCGGTCTCGTTGACAAATCACTAATGACAGCAGTTCCGAAGACTCATCCACCGAAGTTTCGGCTGCTCGACAGCACTCGGGCGTATGGAGTCTACAGGCTGAAGCTGCTGCATGAATTCGATGAAGCCGCTCGCCGTCACGCCGCATACTTTCTCTCTCTGTTCACTGAACCCGCTGTCTGGTCAGCGCACCAGTCTTCAATCGACCCGTTGGCAAGCGATGCGTCGATTCTTGACGATGTGCGCGCAGCCCTGGACTGGTCGCTATCCAGTGAAGGTGACGTTGCGACCGGTGTCTCGCTTACTTGGGCCTGCGCCCCTTTGTTTTACCAGCTGTCTCTTTGTAACGAATACCGTCAGAGGGTCAACAAAGCCCTCGAGCTCGTGCATCGTGCGAGAAATGCTGAACCAGAAGCCGAGTTCAGATTGCAACTTGCCCTAGCACAAGCAGACTTTCTTACGCAGTCGCTCAGAGGTGGGATCTCGACTCGCGCATATCATGATGCTTTGTCGCTAGCGGAGGAGTATCAACACGATTCGCGCCAAGTCCAAGTTCTTTACGGGATTATCGTGATGACGACGATGGCGGGAGAGTATCAGAGAGCCAACAATTTCTGCGATCGCCTCGACATTCTCACCCGCAAGCGCATTGCCGACGTGCCGTTGTACCATCGTATGAAGGCACTGGTCGACACTCAGCGTGGAGAAGTGAAGAGCTCCCTCCGCCATTCTGCACTTGCTCTGTCGTTGTATGGGCCGCAAAGCGCGAGGAGAACACTGCAAGACCCAACACAATACGACGCGCGCGCTGCTCTCACGTCCCTCGAGTCCCGAACCTTGTGGCTCGTGGGTCAGGTCGACGATGCCGCTCGTCTTGCACTACAGAGCGTTGAGGAGGCGCGCGCGCTCGGACATGACTTGTCGTTGTGCTGTTCTTTGGCGTCGGGTGCGTGCCCAGTTGCATGCTGGCGTGGTGACCACCTCGAGCTGGCGCAGTTCCTCCTGATGCTGGAGGGCTTGGCAACCGAGCGCCTGTTGATTAACTGGCGAGACCAGGCAAAATGCTACGCTTTTGCGCTTCCAGAGCGAAACTTGCCCGAAGGCCAAGGTTGGTGGCGTCATTTTGACCATTTGGCGCCGACAGCGCACGAAAAGCTCGTAAGCGTCAATCATCGATTGTTGACGCCGCTTGCGATCGAGCGTGCACGTTCCGGAAAGGCGGGTTGGGCGACGGCGGAAATATGGCGTGCGTTAGGTGAGCAGCATCTTGCTCAGTCGACGGGGTCGATAAATGAGTCTGAAGTGTTATTTCGTGAAGCCATCGCAGTATCCAAAAAGCAGGGAATGCTATCTTGGGAATTGCGGGCCGCGACCAGTCTGGCTCGTCTGCTAGATGGCAGCGGGCAGCATGCTGAGGCTGAAGACGTCGTGTCCGACATCTTGACTCGCTTCGATCAAGGTGCTGAAACTAAAGACTTGAAAGCAGCGCGCTCGGTACTTAGGCAGGTCACAGCAGACAAAAACGCTGGCTAAACCTATCAGACATTGCTAACCCCCCTGACAAGCGCGAGCAAGCACTGCAGGTGTTCGCACTCGCCGCTAGGAACCTTGCCCAGCCTGGCACGCAGAATAGCGGAAGCGACATTACAGAGCTTGTTAAAACTAATTGCCCCCGGCTCTGTCAGAGAGACAAGCACATTTCGGCGATCATCGACGCTGCGCCTGCGCTGGACGAAGTGATTCGCCTCCAGCTTATCGAGTGCTCGGGTCACCACTGCGCGATCCACATCAAGTTTTTGCGCGATGCCAGCAGGCGAATGAGCTCGCCCACTAGCTATTGCCACTAGCATGCTCAGCTGTAGGAAATTGACCGCGAAATCCGACAAACCGGCATCGATCTCGTGGATGACCAGATCGCCTGTTCGGCGCAACGCCATTGCGAGCTCATGTTCACGAAGAAAGCCTTCATCAACTGGGTTTATCATTACGACCTCAACCTCGTTATCCGGCGGCAGACGTCAATTGGCCCGAAGCATCGTTTGGTCGGGGAAGCATTCATCGGTCTGCCGTGGCTTGCCGAGTCGTTCTCAATGCCAGTTGCTGTCAGCCGAATGAGTGATGACTGCAGTCGGCTGGCGAGGCCATCTTGATCCTAGGTACAACTGTTCGCCTTAAGCGTAAGGTTTTGGTAGCATGACTGTCTTCAACTTTGCGCACGGTTGCTCGCCAAATCTGGGAAGAGGACGACGAACTAGCCGCCAAACGGATTTAGCATGGTCCCTATATCATAGCCATGCAACCCATCGCGTAGTCACCCTCGTCTTTCCGCTCCGCGAACACCGATTCTCTTTGCGGCGACCATGCCGCGTCACATATTCAAATTCGAAGCATCCGAGGGGCTGAAGGCCTCCGACGCGTGTTCGATAAACGCTCTGACCTTAGCAGGTAGAAGCGTACGACTGCTGTAAGCCAGCCGGATTTCGATGTTTCTGTCCGAAAGCTCACAGCCAGACAGAACGTTTATCAGACGGCCTGACGCAACATCTTCATGCACCAGTGGCACCGGAAGAATCCCGAGGCCCAGGCCGGCACGGACCATCTCTGCGTTGAATGCAGGACTGTTAGAAGCCACGTCCGCACTCATTTGTATTTCAAACTTTTCGTCATTGCAGGCACCGTTCACAATCGGTTTCCGTATGCCAGGTGACACGGTTACGAATCGGTGACTTGTTAGATCTGCGGGCTTTTCTGGCGTCCCATGCTGCGCGAGATACTCGGGCGATGCGACAATTACTTGCGGAATCCGCTCAAGCAATCTTGTGATCACTGTATCGCTCCTGAGCATGTACGGCAGCACAATTCCCAAATCGTAGCCGTCGGCAGCAAGGTCGACCGGTCGTTCGAGGAGCGTCACGTCGAGTTCGACGCCGGGATAGCGCCGCTTGAAGGTGCTCATCAAAGGCACGAGCAAACTCATTGTCGCGGTGGTATGCGCGACAATCCTAAGCAGGCCGGTCGCCATCAGCGTCTGGTCGCGAGCGTCGGCTTCCAACGCGACTAAGTCCTCAAGTATGCGTGTACAGCGCTCAAGTAGCCTCGCGCCGGCTTCCGTTAGGGCGACCTGGCGTGTGCTTCGATGGAACAGCCGGCTCGAAAGCCGTTTTTCCAACGACGAAATGGCTCTCGACACAGCCGGCGCCCCAATGCCCAGGATGTCGCCGGCCCGAGTGAAGCTTCCTGTTTCTGTTACAGCGCGAAAAACGCGCAGAGTTTCAAGATAGTCCATGCAGACCAGACCCGGAGCCAAACGTAAGCACCATCGCGGTGCGTTTGCAAGCTTCTGAGGAAGTAGACTAGACGCCGGCGACGAATATTGCCGATAGTATGTTCGGGGCGTGCTTTTGAGAAGTTTCCGAGTGTTAATCGCCGTTAAGCAGTGTTAATCGGGCATGGATTCTCTGCCGCAAGCGTTTTTGCAACCGGGGCGACGGTGGCGTAACTGAAGGTGGTGCGCACGCAGTACTGCTCGTTCGGTATCTTCGCCGCACGCCTGCCAGATCGTGTGTGCGCTGAGCAGAGGGATCGAATGCGGAAAACTCATCGCTGGTATTCGCTATGCCGTAGTTCACCTCATCAGTTACATCCAGACCGAGTTTTTATGCGCTTGGCCGACGATCTTGCGGCGCCTTAGAGCCCAGTGTGTGCAACTCAAAGTGGCAAACCGTCCGGCACACGGACTGGCGAGCGCATCCCGATCGCCGATGCCTTATGCAACGCAACAAAGCGGCTGCGCTTTTAGAATTCGGCAGCTCGTCGAACTTTTCTATCACGGTTACCGGCTGCGTGAGTGTCTACCCTATGATGTGGCCGCTGGTTGAATACCGTTGCTATCGCACGCCGCGCGCGGCGGTTGGAGGGTCAAGCAGTCAGGGCGGCTGGGCGTTAGGCGAGCTCGAGAAACAGTGAGTCGCACGACCGAAAAGGGTGGGCTGCGCGACGCTAGAAACCTCAGAATCTATGACGCACCCCCACGACGGCGACGAGCTGGCGATTCGACGTCGACGGTATTGCGTAGGCCAAGCTCGCCACCGCTTTCTTGCCAGTCGAGTCGTATCCGGACGCCGTCTGGAAGACCGCCATTGCGTAGACGTCCGTGCGTTTCGAAGCGAAGTAGTCCGCGCCGAGATCGACCTGGTTATACCTTGCACCGTCGCGTCCCGCCAGACCGCCGGCTGCCGTGTATTCGTACGCGGCGCAAAGCATCAACGCAGGCGTCACCATGTAGCGCACGCTGATTTCCGCGATGTTGAACACGGCGGCCCTGCCGAGGGCAGCGGAATTGACGCCTGTTACGGCAGTTGCGCCCAGGCTGTTAAAGGATGAGTGCGTATAAGCGGCGGCAAGCGTTGCCCGCCCGATCTGATAGCTGCCGCCGACACCGGCGATCTCGAGCGAACCGGCGCCTGCCAGTCCTGAAATGACGGGTCCGCTCATGTTGGCTGCGGTCGTGCTGGCCGAGGCGTTGCTGCCGAAAACCGAGAAGTTGGGATTCTTCGCCATTGCGTATGCAGCGCCCAACGCAATCGGTCCGTTCGCGTAGCTTGCGGCCGCGGAGTAGTAAGCGTTTCTCGAAATGTGGCCCGCGACACCCCCGAAGCTGTACATCGCTGCGAAACTGAATCCCTCAAAGCTCGGCGATCGGTATTTAACGGCATTGTTGATCCGCTCACTTCCATCCATATCGTCGAGATCGGCCGGGTGGGCGCCATAACCCGCGCCTGTGAGCGCCCAGACACCCCCGGCCGTGAATATGCCGACATAGTCATAGGTGATTGGATATTGTCGGCCCAAAGTCAGCGTGCCAAGATCGTTGGATGAAAGGCCGACGAACGCTTGCCGTCCGAGCAGCGTGCCGCCTTGCGTCATGGTCCCGTTCGATCCGTTAAAGCCGCCCTCCAAGGTGAACAAGGCGCTCAAGCCACCACCGAGATCTTCCGTTCCCTTGAGCCCCCAGCGGCTTTGCCCCTCGTTGCCGCTCGTCAGCGCATATTGGCGCTTGCCGCCCGCATTGGTGCTGAACGTGAGCCCTTCGTCCGCAACGCCGAATAGCGTGATGCTGCTCTGCGCAAGCGCCGGCGTGAGGTGTGCTACCGAAAGGCACACGCCGATTGCGGAGATCAATGCGAATCGTCCGTGATTGAGAACAAACTCGATAGACATAGGTTTCATTTTTAGGATGCCTAAGTGGGAAAGCTTACGAATCGTTGGATGATGTGTATGGAAACCGTATCCGTCGATTTAGGTGATATCGATGTGACTGTTTGCCGCTCGAGACTTCTGCTGGCGTTTCGCCGGCGCAGATGATTCAGGGCGTCGACGTGCGCGACGCCGGAAAGAACCGGTCCATCAGGCTCACAACGGCGAAGACAAGGATGTTGACCGTAAGCGCGACGGCACCGACGTTGACGTCGTGCAGCGAAGCCGGCAGAAACGGCAGTAGCTTCGCGGTACGTGTACCCGTCAGTGAGATTGATGCGACGCACAGCATGCCGGCTGCGACACCCGCGATCGACCCGCGGGTCGTGGCTGGGTTACGGTGCAGCAAGCTAGCGAAGAATGCGGGCGCGAGCTGCGTCACGAAGTTGTAGCCCATCAGCAGCAGTGCAACGACGGTCTGGCTACCGGACAGCGCAAAGCTCACGCAGACAGTCATAATGACCGGGACGGCAAGCTTAGCGAGGGAGACGGTAAACCGATCGCTGCGCGGCGGCCCAAAGCCGCCGACCAGATCGCGTGAGAACAGGATCGACGTGGTGAGAACGAGCATCGATCCGGGCACGATCGCGCACAATGCGCCGGCGGCGCCGAGCAGCGCGATGAACCACTCGGGCATCGCACCCATCGCCAGTTTAAAGAGACTCAGGTCCGCCTGAGCGCCGGAGAGTCCGGGCACCACACCGACCGCCGTGAAGCCGACGAAGAATACCAGCGCGAGCAGCAGGCTATACGCTGGCAACAGGCACGCGTTGCGTCGCAGAACCGCGACGTTGCCCGACGTGAAGGTGGCGGCGAACACATGCGGCCACATGAAGAACCCTAGTGTGGACAGGATGATGGTTGAGGCGAACCACACGGGACTGAATCCACTCTGCGCTATTGCGGTGAACCCCGGCTTAGACGCTTCCAGCGACGTGAACATCGCGTGGATGCCACCGTAATAGTGGATCGGCAGATAGATGCCAAGGAATACGACCAGTAGAACGATCACGATGTCTTTGACCGACGAGACCCACGCCGATCCGTGCACGCCCGAAAGCATCACGTTGATCGTAATGGCAACGGCGCCGAGCACGATGCCCGAGGCCGGCGATAACGCATTCGACGACGCGGTGCTGACGATGATCGCCATGCCTTTGAGTTGCAGCACGATATATGGAATCAACGCGACGATGCCGACCGTCGCCGCGATCACGCCGAGTGCTCGACTGTCATATTTTTTCCGCAAGAAATCGGGTAGCGAAACCAACCGGTGTCTTTTTGCGTATCGCCATATGGCAGGCGACAGCCAGAAGGAGAGGGTGTAGGCGAGACACTCGTATGCGAGGATGTAATACACTGCGCCGCCACGGCCATAGGCGAATCCGCTTGCGCCGAGCACCGTGAAAGTCGTAAAGCTTTCGCCTGCCATCAGAAGGAACACGAAGACCGTTCCAAACGCACGGTCTCCCACGCTCCATTGCTCGAGGTTCATGTTTGTTCGAAGCCTCGGCAGCGCACTTACGAGGACTGACGCGACGACGGTCGCGACGATGACGGTGGTCGAAAAATTCATGAAGTTTCTCCGTTCGTCTCGTCGTGTTCGTCGCGAATCGTCGAGTCGATGATCAGTAACGCTACAGTCGTCAGCATTGCGCACCCCATCATCCAGGCGAGCAGGAAAGGCACGCCGAGGACGTAGGGCGTAACGCGATTGCCGAAGAAGATCCCCGCGAAAATGGCGATGCAGGGAATGGCAGCAAGTACGTTGATTTTTTTCACGGCTTGTTTCTCCTCTCGTCTGTATGGTGGCCCGATTCAGACCGGCAGGAGTCTGGCTACCAACTGCGTCCAGTAGGCGACGCCAAGCGGGATAATGCCGTCATTGAAGTCGTAGAGCGGGTGATGGAGGCTATGCGTGTGCCCTTCGTCGTCATTGCCAAACCACACGTAGCAACCGGGCTTCTCGCGAGCGAAATAGGAGAAGTCTTCGGCGGCCATCGACGGAAGATGCCCTTGCAGAACGTTTTTTTTGCCAACCACGCTCGCCGCAACCTCGCGTGCGATGTCGGCCAGGCTGGCATCGTTGATGGTCGGTGGATAGTTACGCCGATACCGGACATCGACGCTGGCACCAAACGCTGCAGCGACGGATCGCGCAACGTCGTGGAGGCGCGTCTCGAGCAGCTGCCGCACCGACTCCTTGTGCGCGCGGACGGATCCGCTGAGCGCTAGTCGATTCGGATGGACGTGGTATTCGTCGCCGCCATGTATCTTGGCCACGCCGATGACCGCTGAATCTTGGGGGTGAATGTTCCGCGCCGGGATCGATTGCAGAGCAGTGACAATATGGCAGGCTGCCAGAACGGCGTCCACGCCTTCCTGCGGCATGCCGCCGTGACATCCTTTCCCAATTATCTCAATGTCGAAGTAATCGACCGCGGCCATCGTCTCACCGCTGTGCACCACTGCGGTGCCGGTCGGCATTCCGGGCCAGTTATGCAGGCCCCAGAACGAGTCGACCGGAAAGCGCTCGAGGAGTCGATCGTCAAGCATCGCCTTGGCGCCGCCCGCGCCTTCTTCGGCAGGCTGGAAGATGAGCACGACCGTTCCGTCGAACTCGCGCGAGCGCGCGAGCACTTCGGCTGCACCGACCAGCATTGCTGTATGGCCGTCGTGGCCGCAGCCATGCATGTGATTGTCGTAAGTCGAGTGATGGGCGACGCTCTTGTGATCCGGCATCTGCAACGCGTCCATGTCGGCGCGTAATGCAATGCGCCGGCCGCTGGCGGTCGATTTGCCTTCGATCACGCCGACCACACCTGTGCGGCCGATTCCGGTGTGCACTTCGATGCCAAGTGCGCCGAGCCGCTCTGCGACGAGCGCGGCAGTGCGGCGCTCCTGGAACGCCAGTTCCGGATGGCGGTGGATGTCTCGCCGTAGTTCTACGAGGCTAAGGATGTGATCTTCGCGTTGCATGGTTTCTCCCTAAATATGTTTGCGGCGCTGCCATCAACCGCGCCTGATTTAATGTACGTATAGTAAATAAAGGTGTCACGTACAGGTTTACCCTGATTTAACAGCGACGAACCCATGGTTTCCACAACACGCAACCGGAATTAGTGGACGTACAGTATGTCAGCGAGCACCTGTATAATTTTGGTCGCGGTGACTGATAGTTCCGGAGGGACACGTGAACAGCAGCGAAGAGGCAGTCATGGAGAGGCAGAGAGACGAGTCGTCCAGCAAGGCGAACAAGCATTCGTCGGGTCGGGGCCGGCCCCGATCGCAAACCGCGAGGACGGCGGTACTGGGTGCCGCCTATCAATTGGCGGCATCGCAGGGCGGGCAGGGAACGACCATCGAGGCGATCGCCAAGTCCTCCGGCGTGTCGAAAATGACGATCTACAAGTGGTGGCCCGATCGGCAGACATTGTTGACCGACGCCTTTCTCTGGCAAATCGGACTCGAAGTGCCGTTGTCCGAGAGCGGCGATGCTGCGCAGTCAATTCATCAGCATGCCGCCCGATATGTTTCGCTCCTGGGTGGCGATATGGGGCGTGTTCTTAAAGTCGTTCTGTCAGAGTGCCTGACCCGGTCAGGCGATACGGCCACGTTCTTCGATCGCTATCTCAAGGAGCGCCGCGAACTGGGTGCGCGCGTCATATCCTCTGGCCAGCGATCCGGGGCAATTCGTTCGAAGAGCGAGCCGTTTGATGTTTACGACCGGATCTATGGAACGATCTTTTACCGCTTCATTTTTGGCATGCCTGATCTGAATCCGGCGTTTGTCCGGCAACTGGTCGATGACGTGCTCGACCGGTGACCGTGCAAGCCGGGGAGGAGTGAGGCGTTAGAACATTGGCAGATTTCTCGCGCCTCCTAACTGCCCTATGACTCAGCTAGATGCCAGATATCTCCAGTTGACGGGCGCGGTCCAGACCGTTACGCAGGTTCCCGTCAACATATCGCCGAAGCAAACGTCTACGCACTGACGCCTGCAGGCTGCGAACCCGCCGGAAGTCGCGCCTCCTTACCGAATACATCATGGAATATTCCCGCGAGGGCGACCGCGTTGGTACCATGGACTCGGTAGTCGCCGGTCCGCGCAAAAACAACAAAGCGATCACTGCGCACAACCTGCGAACTGCAGATTGCGGATCGTAGCGTGCGTGCCATAACTGCTGACAGCAAAACTGTTCGCATGAATCGGGCAGTGACGTACTTTCGCGCCGTTCACAGTGGCGCCCCCCGTATCTCAAGGGATATCGTCTCAGGACCTCCGACGTTGCGGGAGGTCAATCGCCGGTTTACTGCCTTAGCGCGACGCCTGTAGCTTTCCCTTGTCTCCCGGCAAAGCGTGCCGGATGGTCTTGAAATAGACCTCGATTAACACGTGTTAAATGAGGCCGCCCACGGCAGCAGCTCATGGCTACCGATGGTGGCGGTTCAGCCCCAAATGCTTGGCCCTGCAAGAGAGCCAACATTCGTCGCGAAAGACGCCTGCCGGGAGAGTGGCCGGCATCGAGGGAAAGCATCGTGGAATTAACACCTTTTAACTCACTGTTTGAGTCTCCACGCCTCATATTACGTTTGAGCCGGGCAATGCGCTCGCTGTACGTGCTGAAACTCGGTCTCTCTTGACATAGCGTGCGGGATGCCAATGGACAATTGATCGATCTTCTCTTCAAGACAGAGGACGATGGTGGCTGAACTTGACACATACGACGTATGGATTCGCGTCGTCGCCTTGCTGTCAGGGGGCGAGACCGAGCTGGCAGTGCCTCGCACGGAACGACGTGCAGTTCATGGGGTGCCGGCAGCACTACCTTGGCCGGCAGACGTAAAGATTCGTGTACTTGATCGGGTTTCGTCGCGCAGCATCTCGGTAGCTTTGGCGCATCCGTGCTTGGGCTATTGCGGCTGGCAAAGGTGGCACCGGGCTCTGGCACGAAAAAGTGGAATATGTGTGCTAAGTGGTGATTCCGTCTCTCGAGGCGACGTCATATACAAGCTCGCCGGCTCTTTCACCCCTTCTCGCGCGGACCACGTGATGCTCGCGCGGCACGTGGACGTCACCCTAGAAAGCCAGGGATAAGCGCTTTCCTTCGCCACATGTCCTTTTGGGTAAGCAGCGTACATGGCAAGAACAGGCTCGACGACGATCGTGCGTGCGTCGTAAAAGGGAGACGCCGTTTGATACGCGCGCGACGCGAGCAATCAACGGAAAGACAAAAATTTGGATTAACAACTTGAACGCGCGACGCGCGTCTAGATTGCGGTGCGATGAGATGCGGTGCGGACGAAAGCTAATTCTGCCGACGATCCAACCGAACACGAGTGCGGGCACGCTGCCTGTCTCTGAATTTTATAACGCCTTGCTAAGGTGCTCCATGAATCCTAAACCAGTCACATCTGGTCTTTCGATCAGTCCACAATTGAGCATTGCGGATATCGAAGCCGCAAAGGCGCAGGGATTTCGATCCATCATCGTCAATCGACCAGATGGTGAGGAAGCTGGGCAACCGACCATCGAGGAAATGCGGAACGCTGCGAGCGCCGCCGGCTTGGGTTTCGCCGCGATTCCTGTCACACCCGGCAAGGCAAGCGTCGAAGATGCAGCGCGGTTCGATCTGGCCATCAGGACGCTGGAAGGCCCTGTAATCGCCTATTGCCGAACCGGCGTGAGAGCCGCCACGCTCTGGGCGCTATCGCTTGGATCATCGACCGCCCCTGACTTGCTATTGCAAACGCTTTCCTCCGCTGGCTACGACCTAAGCGCTATGAAGCCACGACTTGAAGCGCTCTATAAAGGCAGGGGAGCGAGCAACAACACGGATTCGACGCAAAACGGGTAGCGAGAACCCTTACGACTCGCTACTCGGGCCAACTCCATCAGGGAAGCTTTCAAATGACAACCACAACTCCAACTCTGCCAGCATTCGTCGAGCATCGTGTGCCCTGCGGAAGTGGTTCGGTCGCCGTGCGCGAATTCGCCGGCACCGGCCCTGCCTTCGTTGCCCTTCATGGGTTTCCTGACGACTCACACATTTACGATCTGGTTATTCCCAGTCTGGTAGCCGCAGGTCGACGGGTGGTGGCAATTGACTTCCTCGGCTTCGGCGGTTCGGATAAGCCGGTTGGTGCGCGATATAGTTTCCCGCAGCAAGTGGGAGATGTCGAGGCCGTTGTCGATGCGCTCCAGCTTGAAAAGGTCATTCCGGTTGGTCATGATGCGGGCGGCCCTGCTGCTATTAACTTCGCCTTGAAACACCCCGATCGGACCAGCGCCGTTGTATTGATGAATGCTTTCTATGGGGATTCGCCTGGCTTGCGGGTACCCGAGTTAATCGAACTCTTCTCGAGCAGGGAATTGCAATCTCTGGCCATGCACTTCTTACAAAGCCCTCAACAGTTTGCATGGCTGATTGAGTTTCAGCGTAATTTACTAGCGGAAGGCCTCACAAAGGCCCAAAGAGATAACTATTTCGAATTTCTTGGCCCGGTGATTGACAACAACTTCCGCCAGC
The nucleotide sequence above comes from Paraburkholderia sp. SOS3. Encoded proteins:
- a CDS encoding MarR family winged helix-turn-helix transcriptional regulator; protein product: MINPVDEGFLREHELAMALRRTGDLVIHEIDAGLSDFAVNFLQLSMLVAIASGRAHSPAGIAQKLDVDRAVVTRALDKLEANHFVQRRRSVDDRRNVLVSLTEPGAISFNKLCNVASAILRARLGKVPSGECEHLQCLLALVRGVSNV
- a CDS encoding ATP-binding protein gives rise to the protein MFSPARPPILFGQFELLPDERQLLRNGEFIEVGGRAFDVLLLLVSKPGQIISHREFREVVWPKAVVEDVNLRVHITALRKILAVGLDESHGIRSITGRGYCFIGPVSAADRAFTEQPDGEARAADDIGRLIGRRSDVAAISKLLLDKRLVSIVGPGGVGKTAVAFSVIRSFGLARPVTAVSVELSSISNTNHVASTVASVLGILADSDAPTNAIVEYLRQTPHLLLFDCCERVIDAAAALVETINRQVDDVTILITSREPLRVPEEWVYRLKPLDAPSVSEGKTPGLAMAFSAVRLFCERATALQADAFVLDEGNVECICQLCRSLDGLPLAIELAASQVHVYSAQGLLDALDDRLDLLARGHRTALPRHRTLRATLDWSYDTLTEEERRILRYVSLFRGEFTLAQMAALVEPQEPLPRRSVSGLVDKSLMTAVPKTHPPKFRLLDSTRAYGVYRLKLLHEFDEAARRHAAYFLSLFTEPAVWSAHQSSIDPLASDASILDDVRAALDWSLSSEGDVATGVSLTWACAPLFYQLSLCNEYRQRVNKALELVHRARNAEPEAEFRLQLALAQADFLTQSLRGGISTRAYHDALSLAEEYQHDSRQVQVLYGIIVMTTMAGEYQRANNFCDRLDILTRKRIADVPLYHRMKALVDTQRGEVKSSLRHSALALSLYGPQSARRTLQDPTQYDARAALTSLESRTLWLVGQVDDAARLALQSVEEARALGHDLSLCCSLASGACPVACWRGDHLELAQFLLMLEGLATERLLINWRDQAKCYAFALPERNLPEGQGWWRHFDHLAPTAHEKLVSVNHRLLTPLAIERARSGKAGWATAEIWRALGEQHLAQSTGSINESEVLFREAIAVSKKQGMLSWELRAATSLARLLDGSGQHAEAEDVVSDILTRFDQGAETKDLKAARSVLRQVTADKNAG
- a CDS encoding porin codes for the protein MKPMSIEFVLNHGRFALISAIGVCLSVAHLTPALAQSSITLFGVADEGLTFSTNAGGKRQYALTSGNEGQSRWGLKGTEDLGGGLSALFTLEGGFNGSNGTMTQGGTLLGRQAFVGLSSNDLGTLTLGRQYPITYDYVGIFTAGGVWALTGAGYGAHPADLDDMDGSERINNAVKYRSPSFEGFSFAAMYSFGGVAGHISRNAYYSAAASYANGPIALGAAYAMAKNPNFSVFGSNASASTTAANMSGPVISGLAGAGSLEIAGVGGSYQIGRATLAAAYTHSSFNSLGATAVTGVNSAALGRAAVFNIAEISVRYMVTPALMLCAAYEYTAAGGLAGRDGARYNQVDLGADYFASKRTDVYAMAVFQTASGYDSTGKKAVASLAYAIPSTSNRQLVAVVGVRHRF
- a CDS encoding sodium:solute symporter family protein is translated as MNFSTTVIVATVVASVLVSALPRLRTNMNLEQWSVGDRAFGTVFVFLLMAGESFTTFTVLGASGFAYGRGGAVYYILAYECLAYTLSFWLSPAIWRYAKRHRLVSLPDFLRKKYDSRALGVIAATVGIVALIPYIVLQLKGMAIIVSTASSNALSPASGIVLGAVAITINVMLSGVHGSAWVSSVKDIVIVLLVVFLGIYLPIHYYGGIHAMFTSLEASKPGFTAIAQSGFSPVWFASTIILSTLGFFMWPHVFAATFTSGNVAVLRRNACLLPAYSLLLALVFFVGFTAVGVVPGLSGAQADLSLFKLAMGAMPEWFIALLGAAGALCAIVPGSMLVLTTSILFSRDLVGGFGPPRSDRFTVSLAKLAVPVIMTVCVSFALSGSQTVVALLLMGYNFVTQLAPAFFASLLHRNPATTRGSIAGVAAGMLCVASISLTGTRTAKLLPFLPASLHDVNVGAVALTVNILVFAVVSLMDRFFPASRTSTP
- a CDS encoding LysR family transcriptional regulator: MDYLETLRVFRAVTETGSFTRAGDILGIGAPAVSRAISSLEKRLSSRLFHRSTRQVALTEAGARLLERCTRILEDLVALEADARDQTLMATGLLRIVAHTTATMSLLVPLMSTFKRRYPGVELDVTLLERPVDLAADGYDLGIVLPYMLRSDTVITRLLERIPQVIVASPEYLAQHGTPEKPADLTSHRFVTVSPGIRKPIVNGACNDEKFEIQMSADVASNSPAFNAEMVRAGLGLGILPVPLVHEDVASGRLINVLSGCELSDRNIEIRLAYSSRTLLPAKVRAFIEHASEAFSPSDASNLNM